A genomic stretch from Nitrospirota bacterium includes:
- the ald gene encoding alanine dehydrogenase: protein MIIGVPKEIKVHEYRVAIVPHGVKRLVENRHAVLIEKGAGLGSGISDEEFSSSGAKLVSKKELFLQSELILKVKEPLLEEVPLFRKGQILFTYLHLASAPLLAKGLLESGITGIAYETIELPDGTLPLLMPMSEIAGRLSVQVGAFYLQKSQGGMGVLLSGLAGVPRGEVVILGGGTVGSNAARMAIGLGAGVTVLDSRPNPLRRLDQEFKNQIQTLISYPETVKEQVMKADILIGAALIAGAKAPFLVSKELISNMKKGSVAVDVSVDQGGCFETTRPTTHQDPVYRVGEVLHYAVTNMPGAVPRTATFALTHASFPYVLKLTELGFKRAIQNDQPFLKGVNLLSGKVTHPEVARAINCRYEPVL from the coding sequence ATGATCATCGGCGTTCCGAAAGAAATCAAGGTCCACGAATACCGGGTGGCCATTGTGCCCCATGGGGTCAAGCGGCTTGTTGAAAACCGTCACGCCGTTTTGATCGAAAAAGGGGCCGGCCTCGGAAGCGGAATATCGGATGAAGAGTTTTCCTCTTCCGGAGCTAAACTGGTTTCCAAGAAAGAACTGTTTCTTCAGTCTGAACTCATTTTGAAAGTCAAAGAACCTCTTCTGGAAGAGGTTCCTCTTTTCCGAAAAGGTCAGATTCTCTTCACCTATCTCCATTTGGCAAGCGCTCCCTTGCTTGCAAAAGGCCTTTTGGAAAGCGGTATCACAGGAATTGCGTATGAGACGATCGAACTGCCGGACGGCACACTTCCCCTCTTAATGCCTATGAGCGAAATTGCCGGACGTCTTTCTGTACAGGTCGGTGCTTTTTATCTCCAGAAATCTCAGGGAGGGATGGGCGTCTTGTTGTCCGGCCTGGCGGGGGTTCCCCGGGGAGAAGTTGTGATCCTGGGTGGAGGAACGGTCGGTTCCAATGCCGCCCGGATGGCGATCGGCCTGGGAGCAGGGGTGACGGTTCTCGATTCCCGGCCGAACCCCTTAAGACGACTGGATCAGGAGTTCAAGAACCAGATTCAGACGTTGATCTCCTATCCGGAAACTGTGAAAGAGCAGGTGATGAAAGCCGACATTCTGATTGGAGCGGCGCTTATTGCGGGTGCGAAGGCTCCGTTCCTGGTTTCAAAGGAATTGATTTCCAATATGAAAAAGGGGTCCGTAGCGGTAGATGTGTCTGTCGATCAGGGGGGATGCTTTGAAACAACCCGTCCGACAACACATCAGGATCCGGTTTACAGGGTTGGCGAAGTGCTCCATTACGCCGTGACCAATATGCCCGGGGCGGTTCCAAGAACGGCGACTTTTGCACTGACCCATGCCAGCTTTCCTTATGTGTTGAAATTGACCGAGCTCGGGTTTAAAAGAGCGATACAGAATGATCAGCCCTTTTTGAAAGGGGTCAATCTCCTGTCGGGAAAAGTGACCCACCCCGAAGTGGCCAGAGCAATCAACTGTCGATATGAACCTGTTCTATAG
- the hflX gene encoding GTPase HflX yields MPSLIGYTSGLKPNQIRKLTQLYRRKNLPSQLISPELARSLTELSLETGRQVGLLIHRQGGIEAVIIGDEREIVIPDLSAYRLGGKRLRGLRCIHTHLKHEPLTQDDLTDLALLRLDFMAVIEVLEDGLPGFVTLGYLVPPDSDHKVYEILPPVPFHQLKLPCDEFISDLEKKLTQAQSTFDIHDPRERALLVSVSTGDRMDQEDSLEELKELARSDNLLILDAMMQRPKSIHPKYLLGSGKVKEVVIKALQAGATLLVFDQSLSPGQAKAIGELSEMKVIDRNQLILDIFAQRAKSREGKVQVELAQLKYLLPKLSERSTDLSRLTGGIGGRGPGETRLEIDRRRVREKIGRLEKELRSLTLGREQRRMRRKNSDIPILSIVGYTNVGKSTLLNILTKSDVTAEDLLFATLDTASRRLRFPREREVIITDTVGFIRDLPKDLFAAFAATLDELQDSDLLLHVADMSNPRVEQQIKAVESILAQLHLETKPRLLILNKMDKMDPETVKNLTFRLQGIPVSALHPESLENLLLAMEEKVFPPRNFLE; encoded by the coding sequence ATTCCTTCCTTAATCGGCTATACTTCAGGTCTCAAACCCAACCAGATTCGTAAACTCACTCAGCTTTATCGCAGAAAAAATCTCCCTTCTCAACTTATTTCGCCGGAACTGGCAAGAAGCCTCACAGAGCTATCTCTTGAAACCGGCCGGCAGGTCGGTTTGTTGATACACCGGCAGGGAGGGATTGAAGCGGTGATCATAGGGGACGAACGTGAAATCGTCATTCCCGATCTGAGCGCCTATCGCCTCGGTGGAAAGAGGCTCAGAGGCCTTCGTTGTATTCATACCCATTTAAAACACGAACCCTTGACGCAGGATGACCTGACTGATCTGGCCCTCCTTCGGCTGGACTTCATGGCCGTGATCGAAGTCCTGGAAGATGGACTTCCTGGATTTGTCACGTTGGGGTATTTGGTTCCTCCTGATTCGGACCATAAAGTTTACGAGATACTTCCTCCCGTCCCTTTTCATCAATTGAAGCTTCCCTGCGACGAATTTATATCGGATCTTGAAAAGAAATTAACCCAGGCTCAATCCACGTTCGACATTCATGATCCTCGGGAGAGAGCCCTTTTGGTGTCGGTATCCACCGGAGATCGAATGGACCAGGAGGATTCGCTCGAGGAGCTAAAAGAACTGGCCCGTTCCGATAATTTGTTGATCCTTGATGCGATGATGCAAAGACCGAAATCGATTCACCCGAAATATTTGCTCGGTTCAGGAAAAGTCAAGGAGGTAGTCATCAAAGCGCTGCAAGCGGGAGCGACGCTTCTGGTTTTTGACCAGAGTCTTTCACCCGGACAGGCCAAGGCAATTGGTGAACTTTCGGAAATGAAGGTCATCGACCGGAATCAGTTGATTCTCGATATCTTTGCCCAGAGGGCCAAAAGCCGGGAAGGAAAAGTTCAGGTGGAACTGGCGCAATTGAAATACCTTCTCCCCAAACTTTCAGAAAGGAGCACCGATCTTTCCCGGCTGACCGGAGGGATTGGAGGGAGAGGTCCGGGAGAAACCCGTCTGGAAATTGATCGTCGAAGGGTGCGCGAGAAGATTGGAAGACTTGAAAAAGAGCTCAGATCGCTGACCCTGGGACGTGAACAACGGAGAATGAGACGGAAAAACAGTGACATTCCCATTCTTTCGATCGTGGGTTATACCAATGTCGGTAAATCGACCCTGCTGAATATCTTAACCAAAAGCGATGTGACGGCGGAAGATCTCCTCTTTGCAACGCTTGATACGGCCAGCCGCAGGCTCCGGTTTCCCCGGGAAAGAGAAGTCATCATCACCGATACGGTCGGGTTTATTCGTGACCTTCCCAAAGATCTTTTTGCCGCCTTTGCGGCCACCCTGGACGAACTTCAGGACTCAGACCTCCTTTTACATGTCGCGGACATGTCGAATCCGAGGGTCGAACAGCAGATCAAGGCGGTCGAGTCCATATTAGCCCAGCTTCATCTGGAGACGAAACCAAGACTGTTGATTTTGAATAAAATGGATAAAATGGACCCCGAAACGGTCAAAAATCTTACGTTTAGACTTCAGGGAATTCCGGTCTCGGCGCTTCATCCAGAGAGTCTGGAGAATCTCCTCTTGGCCATGGAGGAAAAAGTCTTTCCTCCCCGTAACTTTTTGGAATAA
- a CDS encoding RNA polymerase sigma factor, whose product MWRGKTALKKADRHEIDPDARLMLRYREGDERSFDLLFHKYFKYVLNISRRFFEQEALAEEMAQEVFTQIYLAKESYEATAAFKTWLYRITLNKCLNEKRKGVYQFPTHSIDTLIEDEDGGSYSRELKDQSQMSPLEGLEKAELEKLYQKGLGSLTEPQRVSFILSRDGNLSYAEIAQSMKTTENAVKSLIHRANCSLKNYLKASFKDEGN is encoded by the coding sequence ATGTGGAGGGGAAAAACCGCCCTGAAGAAGGCGGATCGTCACGAAATTGATCCTGATGCCCGTCTGATGCTCCGGTATCGCGAGGGGGATGAGCGTTCCTTTGACCTTCTGTTTCACAAATATTTCAAGTATGTTTTGAATATTTCCAGGAGGTTTTTTGAACAAGAGGCGCTTGCCGAAGAGATGGCCCAGGAGGTTTTTACCCAGATTTATCTGGCCAAAGAAAGTTATGAAGCAACAGCCGCTTTTAAGACCTGGTTATACCGGATCACGCTCAATAAATGTCTGAACGAAAAACGAAAAGGGGTCTACCAATTTCCAACGCATTCAATCGACACCCTGATTGAAGATGAAGATGGAGGTTCATACAGCAGGGAGTTAAAGGATCAATCGCAGATGTCCCCTCTGGAAGGGCTTGAAAAGGCCGAATTGGAAAAATTATATCAAAAAGGATTGGGATCACTTACCGAGCCGCAGCGGGTCTCGTTTATCCTGAGCCGGGACGGGAATCTCTCCTATGCGGAGATTGCACAATCGATGAAAACGACGGAAAATGCGGTGAAATCCCTCATTCATCGGGCGAACTGTTCCCTCAAGAATTATTTGAAAGCTTCTTTTAAGGATGAAGGAAATTGA
- a CDS encoding zf-HC2 domain-containing protein, which translates to MMNCHETEEQLTSYLDLELSLGERESIKEHLLGCSHCREALNELKKVGQWVHLVQSEPDFYFEKQSLRIVKSSGVTREEKIVWALAPWELFRVPSFRRAAITFVFLFAVVTAYYLGYQSRPFWVAQSVGVSERDLEKINREIDFYQDFEMIHQLDLLKKMDTGSEKGKEQNL; encoded by the coding sequence ATGATGAATTGTCACGAAACTGAAGAACAGTTAACTTCCTATCTGGATCTCGAGTTATCGTTAGGGGAAAGGGAATCGATTAAAGAGCATCTTTTGGGCTGTTCCCATTGTCGGGAAGCCCTTAATGAATTGAAGAAAGTGGGGCAATGGGTTCATCTGGTTCAATCTGAGCCGGACTTCTATTTTGAAAAACAGTCTCTGAGAATCGTTAAATCTTCGGGTGTCACTCGCGAAGAGAAGATTGTTTGGGCTCTGGCTCCGTGGGAGCTTTTCCGTGTCCCCTCATTCCGGCGGGCCGCGATCACGTTCGTTTTTCTTTTCGCGGTCGTGACTGCCTATTACCTGGGTTATCAATCCCGTCCTTTCTGGGTGGCTCAAAGTGTGGGTGTTTCAGAGCGTGACCTTGAAAAAATCAACCGGGAAATCGATTTCTATCAAGATTTCGAAATGATTCACCAGCTCGATCTTCTCAAAAAGATGGATACGGGGAGCGAAAAGGGAAAGGAGCAGAATTTATGA
- a CDS encoding DUF3106 domain-containing protein, with translation MTKIHSVILGGIFFLTCMVATPVSAQVERLTPQEREKVKKNYEEYEKLPPEEKSRLKQRFQEYQQAPPEQKEKLRENYKKYKNMSPEERQKLHRELEKRG, from the coding sequence ATGACAAAGATTCATTCCGTTATCCTGGGTGGAATCTTCTTCCTCACTTGCATGGTGGCCACTCCCGTTTCTGCGCAGGTGGAACGACTGACTCCTCAGGAAAGAGAAAAGGTCAAAAAGAATTATGAAGAGTATGAAAAGTTGCCACCCGAGGAAAAGAGCCGTTTAAAACAGAGATTCCAGGAATATCAGCAAGCGCCCCCGGAACAGAAAGAGAAATTGAGGGAAAATTACAAAAAGTACAAAAACATGAGTCCCGAAGAGCGGCAAAAACTCCATCGAGAGCTGGAAAAAAGAGGTTAA
- a CDS encoding branched-chain amino acid transaminase: protein MLKETKFIWLDGKLVPWGEAKVHVLTHSLHYGLGVFEGIRCYKGSAGPVIFRLKEHTERLFDSAHITRMKIPFSIKEIMDATIETVKTNGLEEGYIRPLVFIGYGEMGLYVKENPIQVMIAAWPWGTYLGDEGIKSGIRVKISSFTRHHVNISMTRAKVSGYYVNSQIAKLEAKELGFDEALLLDTEGYVAEGPGENIFIVRKGELKTVPLTSILDGITRNSVMTLARELGIPFREERFTRDELYIADEAFFTGTAAEITPIREVDGRQIGKGKPGPITQRIQEKFFNIVRGKEKSHAEWLVPVR, encoded by the coding sequence ATGTTAAAAGAAACAAAATTTATCTGGCTGGACGGAAAACTGGTCCCCTGGGGTGAAGCGAAGGTCCATGTTCTGACCCATTCCCTCCACTACGGATTGGGGGTATTTGAGGGGATCCGTTGTTATAAAGGGAGTGCGGGACCGGTCATTTTCCGGCTGAAGGAACATACCGAACGCTTATTTGATTCGGCCCATATTACCCGGATGAAAATTCCGTTCAGCATAAAAGAGATCATGGATGCGACGATCGAAACGGTGAAGACAAATGGGCTGGAAGAAGGTTATATCCGGCCACTGGTATTTATCGGCTATGGTGAAATGGGTCTTTACGTTAAGGAGAATCCGATTCAGGTGATGATTGCGGCCTGGCCCTGGGGGACCTATCTCGGAGATGAAGGAATTAAGAGCGGCATTCGGGTCAAAATCTCTTCATTTACACGGCACCATGTCAATATCAGCATGACTCGCGCAAAAGTGAGCGGATACTATGTGAATTCCCAGATCGCAAAGCTCGAAGCAAAGGAACTGGGATTTGACGAAGCGCTCCTCCTGGATACCGAGGGGTACGTTGCTGAAGGTCCGGGGGAAAATATCTTTATCGTCAGGAAGGGTGAATTGAAAACCGTACCGCTGACATCGATACTGGATGGCATTACCAGAAACTCGGTGATGACCCTTGCCAGGGAGCTCGGCATTCCATTTCGGGAGGAACGATTCACCCGGGACGAACTCTATATCGCCGATGAAGCCTTTTTTACCGGAACGGCGGCGGAGATTACCCCTATCCGGGAAGTCGATGGAAGGCAGATTGGAAAAGGAAAACCGGGTCCGATAACCCAACGCATTCAGGAGAAGTTTTTTAATATCGTCAGGGGAAAAGAAAAATCCCACGCCGAGTGGCTTGTCCCGGTCCGGTAA
- a CDS encoding DUF5069 domain-containing protein translates to MKFDYNKIRSPREKLGGYLFLPRLIDKVRLQAKGELPAEYCGNLFGKGNALDNRLLQFTGLDAEKLREVILTSYRDEEVLDWVEKNAIRHTEKEVAAWIKEIDTYRPAPEGVLFRKKNYPELAKRIDIGALNVLDMIDMDEGRIPVK, encoded by the coding sequence ATGAAATTCGATTACAATAAGATCAGATCGCCTCGAGAAAAGCTTGGGGGGTATCTCTTTCTTCCCCGGTTAATCGACAAAGTCCGATTGCAGGCAAAGGGAGAACTTCCTGCCGAATATTGCGGCAATCTTTTTGGAAAAGGGAACGCACTCGATAACCGATTGCTTCAGTTTACGGGTCTTGATGCAGAAAAACTTCGGGAAGTCATTTTAACATCCTATCGGGACGAAGAAGTTCTCGACTGGGTCGAAAAAAATGCAATTCGCCATACCGAAAAAGAAGTGGCGGCCTGGATTAAAGAGATCGACACTTATCGTCCTGCTCCGGAAGGGGTCCTCTTTCGAAAAAAGAACTATCCCGAACTTGCAAAAAGAATCGATATCGGCGCTCTCAATGTCCTGGACATGATCGACATGGATGAAGGCCGCATACCGGTCAAATAA
- a CDS encoding PA0069 family radical SAM protein, with amino-acid sequence MGRPSSEFKKGRGSGENPRNRFESFSRIKITDPDWEAEEEPSPATQFLTDTSRTIITTHTSPDVGFEASINPYRGCEHGCAYCYARPTHEYLGFSAGMDFETRIMVKPRAPELLRGELSSKSWIPKFLAMSGVTDPYQPIERKLGLTRKCLEILLEFRNPVAIITKNYGVVRDKDLLSALAKFQAAIVYISITTLDRDLCGILEPRTSRPEKRLEAISILHSEGIPTGVMVAPVIPGLTDPEIPRILQSAAQAGARFAGMVPLRLPFAVAPLFEDWLEQHLPDRKNKILNRIREIRGGALNDPEFGSRMTGKGVFARQIHDLFDLSCRKTGLNREKFQLSTRHFRPPAGSQISFDF; translated from the coding sequence ATGGGACGTCCGAGTTCTGAATTCAAGAAGGGCCGCGGAAGCGGAGAGAACCCTCGAAATCGATTTGAGTCATTTTCCAGAATTAAAATAACCGACCCCGACTGGGAAGCGGAAGAAGAACCTTCTCCTGCTACTCAATTTCTTACCGATACATCCCGCACGATTATTACCACCCACACCAGCCCGGATGTTGGTTTTGAAGCAAGTATTAATCCATATCGTGGATGCGAACATGGGTGTGCCTATTGTTATGCCAGACCGACTCATGAGTATCTGGGGTTTTCAGCGGGAATGGATTTTGAAACCAGGATCATGGTGAAACCGAGGGCGCCCGAGCTCCTGCGCGGGGAGCTTTCGTCAAAAAGCTGGATTCCGAAATTTCTTGCGATGAGCGGAGTCACCGATCCCTATCAGCCGATTGAAAGGAAGTTGGGATTGACCCGCAAGTGCCTTGAAATTTTGCTCGAATTCCGAAACCCTGTCGCAATCATTACTAAAAATTACGGCGTGGTGCGAGACAAAGACCTCCTTTCGGCTCTCGCGAAATTTCAGGCAGCCATTGTCTATATCTCGATTACCACGCTTGACCGAGACCTCTGCGGGATCCTTGAACCAAGGACTTCCCGGCCGGAGAAGCGATTGGAAGCCATTTCAATCCTTCACTCAGAGGGGATCCCGACCGGAGTCATGGTCGCACCCGTCATTCCAGGTTTGACCGATCCGGAAATTCCCCGGATCTTGCAGTCGGCAGCTCAGGCCGGGGCCCGGTTTGCAGGGATGGTTCCGCTTCGTCTTCCGTTTGCGGTGGCTCCGCTATTTGAGGATTGGCTGGAACAGCATCTCCCGGATCGGAAGAACAAGATTTTAAATCGTATCCGCGAGATCCGGGGAGGCGCCCTGAACGATCCTGAGTTTGGTTCAAGAATGACAGGAAAGGGGGTTTTTGCCAGACAAATTCACGATCTATTCGACCTGTCGTGTCGAAAAACAGGTCTTAACCGGGAGAAATTTCAACTTTCTACCCGGCATTTTCGGCCGCCCGCCGGGAGTCAGATCTCTTTTGATTTCTGA
- the modA gene encoding molybdate ABC transporter substrate-binding protein, whose amino-acid sequence MEKKGMESMIEKIPVRTIAFVIFLIMASLKVYAGEMTISAAASLTDALQEIGMVFLEQHPEHHVYFNFSASGPLMRQIEQGAPVDLFISASPNEMNELESRGLLIDKSRKDLLSNDVVLILPAGLDRRVQSFHDLRDASIKKIVIGDPAFVPCGRYAQEILKNLGIWDALKPKLIFGEDVRQVLEYVARDEVDAGVVFATDAAIKSGRVKVAAFAPEKSHSPVLYPVAIIKSSKNPELARTFLNLLGSPDALAIFKKYQFKPFEEKLK is encoded by the coding sequence ATGGAGAAGAAAGGAATGGAAAGCATGATCGAGAAAATACCGGTTCGAACTATTGCATTCGTCATTTTTTTGATCATGGCTTCTTTAAAAGTTTATGCAGGAGAAATGACGATCTCTGCGGCCGCAAGTCTTACCGATGCCCTTCAGGAGATCGGAATGGTTTTTCTGGAACAGCATCCCGAACACCACGTTTATTTTAATTTTTCAGCATCCGGTCCCCTGATGCGCCAGATTGAACAAGGCGCGCCGGTCGATCTTTTTATCAGTGCCTCTCCCAACGAAATGAATGAACTGGAATCAAGAGGCTTGTTGATAGACAAATCCCGAAAAGATCTTCTGAGCAATGACGTGGTTCTGATCCTTCCGGCGGGGTTGGATCGTCGCGTTCAAAGCTTTCATGATCTTCGGGATGCCTCAATAAAGAAGATTGTTATCGGCGATCCTGCTTTCGTGCCGTGTGGCCGCTATGCCCAGGAAATCCTGAAAAATCTTGGAATCTGGGATGCTCTCAAACCCAAATTGATCTTTGGAGAAGATGTTCGTCAGGTCCTGGAATATGTCGCGAGGGACGAAGTTGATGCCGGAGTGGTGTTCGCAACCGATGCGGCAATCAAATCTGGCAGGGTAAAGGTGGCCGCCTTTGCTCCGGAGAAGAGCCATAGTCCGGTGCTCTACCCCGTGGCTATCATCAAGAGCTCAAAGAACCCGGAACTAGCCAGAACTTTCCTCAACTTATTGGGAAGTCCAGACGCGCTGGCTATTTTTAAGAAATATCAATTTAAACCTTTCGAGGAGAAACTAAAATAA
- a CDS encoding TOBE domain-containing protein, with the protein MKISGQNKLPGEIIAIKKGDIECQVTIKVHENQVVSVITRDSAEEMKLNIGDRVIALIKATEVMIIKD; encoded by the coding sequence ATGAAAATCAGCGGTCAGAATAAATTACCCGGAGAGATTATCGCCATCAAGAAAGGGGATATCGAATGTCAGGTCACGATAAAAGTTCACGAAAATCAGGTTGTTTCCGTGATCACGCGAGACAGCGCTGAAGAGATGAAACTGAACATAGGAGACAGGGTGATTGCCCTGATCAAGGCTACAGAAGTCATGATCATAAAGGACTGA
- a CDS encoding CBS domain-containing protein has translation MVKVKEIMTKKFVKIEADKSIREACKMMAKMKIGSLMVCKGTEVIGILEEGDIIRNVLARDLNSYVTKVEKVMSVPFIIDEESTDDEASDMMNQHHVRHLAVTSDSKIAGIISMLDLIRPVYSGKSFWA, from the coding sequence ATGGTTAAAGTAAAAGAGATTATGACTAAAAAGTTTGTCAAAATAGAAGCGGATAAATCGATTCGTGAAGCGTGCAAAATGATGGCAAAAATGAAGATTGGAAGCCTGATGGTATGCAAGGGAACTGAAGTGATTGGAATACTGGAAGAAGGTGATATTATCAGAAACGTTCTGGCGAGAGATCTCAATTCCTATGTGACCAAAGTGGAGAAAGTGATGTCGGTTCCTTTCATCATTGACGAGGAAAGTACTGATGATGAAGCGAGTGATATGATGAATCAGCATCATGTCAGGCATCTGGCTGTGACTTCGGACTCGAAGATCGCCGGGATCATCTCGATGCTCGACTTGATCCGCCCGGTCTATTCAGGAAAATCATTTTGGGCATAA